A window from Streptomyces subrutilus encodes these proteins:
- a CDS encoding TetR/AcrR family transcriptional regulator, giving the protein MAAIRAAQMRGVPVADVPLVAVAAEAGISRSTLLRRIGGSRTALDDAVRAAGVDPGGQASVRERAIEATARLLGSDGLRAVTLERVADGAQCSVHSLYAAFGGRDALLYAVYEQYSPDVDVDTVLEAPQQGLEETVRSVFRIVADAFQREPRVLPAVIADALARPGDPAAQAVYQKALSTMVENVGRWITAEIAAGRLRDLPLLPLVQQMIGPVFSYFLLSPIYERFNQVSLPNPEDAIETFTEAFLRAAAIPAPEA; this is encoded by the coding sequence ATGGCAGCTATCCGCGCTGCCCAGATGCGCGGCGTTCCCGTGGCCGACGTCCCCTTGGTCGCCGTGGCGGCGGAGGCGGGCATCTCCCGCAGCACACTGCTGCGCCGCATCGGGGGGAGCCGCACGGCCCTCGACGATGCGGTTCGCGCGGCAGGGGTCGACCCCGGGGGGCAGGCGTCGGTGCGGGAACGCGCCATCGAGGCCACCGCGCGGCTGCTCGGAAGTGACGGCCTGAGGGCTGTGACTCTGGAACGAGTGGCCGATGGGGCCCAGTGCTCCGTTCACAGCCTCTACGCTGCGTTCGGAGGCCGTGACGCACTGCTGTACGCCGTCTACGAGCAGTACAGCCCCGATGTCGACGTGGACACCGTCCTTGAGGCCCCCCAGCAAGGTCTGGAGGAAACCGTGAGAAGCGTCTTCCGCATCGTGGCGGATGCCTTCCAGCGTGAGCCCCGTGTCCTGCCGGCCGTCATTGCCGACGCCCTGGCCCGACCAGGCGATCCGGCGGCTCAGGCCGTCTACCAGAAGGCCCTCAGCACCATGGTCGAGAACGTCGGCAGGTGGATCACGGCAGAGATCGCCGCTGGTCGCCTCCGCGACCTTCCCCTGCTGCCGCTGGTCCAGCAGATGATCGGCCCCGTCTTCAGCTACTTCCTGCTGAGTCCCATCTACGAGCGGTTCAACCAGGTCAGCCTCCCGAACCCGGAAGACGCCATCGAAACCTTCACCGAGGCGTTCCTTCGCGCGGCGGCGATTCCGGCTCCCGAAGCCTGA
- a CDS encoding DHA2 family efflux MFS transporter permease subunit, translated as MHRLLRNLTSSGSPASPQTALYALCVSFFMICLDATVVNVAVPDIQASLGASLSEAVWVNSAYALCYAVPLILAGRLGDRYGPKRIFLTGLAGFTVASLACALAPSPEALIAARALQGLTAALIAPQTMSMIVHMFPAERRGKALGVWGAVGGAAMAAGPVIGGLLITWTGWRGIFLVNIPVGILGWIAAARLLPDWRPAKEHRLDLWGIALSGLGLTALVFGVQSGEAYDWGTVAGPVAIPLILVFGFLCLAVFVWWQHHNTREPLLPLRLFHNRNFSAASVAGGAMGAAMGGLFLPLMIYLQSDLGYSPLAAGAATVPMFALSSLCARLAGKWSDTTSPRALAALGFALLIVGTATLAWLLHPGISLWVLMPSLLVAGSGVGLVSAPLAGIATRTLEPSLVGAASGVFNTTRQLGGALGSAATGVLLQAHVGDTPTTATQAALDFPVAMLLIGLACCAVVRPVPKTHTV; from the coding sequence TTGCACCGCCTGCTTCGTAACCTCACGTCTTCCGGCTCGCCCGCGAGCCCTCAGACAGCGCTGTACGCGCTGTGCGTCAGCTTCTTCATGATCTGCCTGGACGCCACGGTCGTGAACGTGGCCGTCCCCGACATCCAAGCCTCGCTCGGGGCGTCCCTCAGCGAGGCCGTCTGGGTCAACAGCGCCTACGCCCTCTGCTACGCCGTGCCGCTGATCCTCGCGGGCCGGCTCGGCGACCGCTACGGCCCCAAGCGGATCTTCCTGACCGGCCTGGCCGGATTCACTGTGGCCTCGCTGGCCTGTGCACTCGCCCCGAGCCCTGAGGCGCTGATCGCGGCACGGGCCCTCCAGGGTCTGACCGCCGCGCTGATCGCGCCCCAGACCATGTCGATGATCGTGCACATGTTCCCCGCCGAGCGCCGCGGCAAGGCGCTTGGGGTGTGGGGTGCGGTCGGCGGTGCGGCGATGGCCGCGGGCCCCGTGATCGGTGGGCTGCTGATCACGTGGACCGGATGGCGCGGCATCTTCCTGGTCAACATCCCCGTCGGGATCCTCGGCTGGATCGCGGCAGCCCGGCTGCTGCCAGACTGGCGGCCCGCCAAGGAGCACCGTCTCGACCTGTGGGGTATCGCGCTCAGCGGCCTGGGGCTGACTGCGCTGGTCTTCGGTGTGCAGAGCGGTGAGGCGTACGACTGGGGCACGGTTGCCGGACCGGTGGCGATCCCCTTGATCCTGGTCTTCGGCTTCCTGTGTCTGGCGGTGTTCGTGTGGTGGCAGCACCACAACACCCGCGAGCCGCTCCTGCCGCTGCGGCTCTTCCACAACCGGAACTTCTCCGCCGCCTCCGTCGCGGGCGGTGCCATGGGAGCCGCCATGGGCGGACTGTTCCTGCCGTTGATGATCTACCTGCAGAGCGACCTCGGCTACAGCCCGCTGGCAGCTGGCGCCGCCACCGTCCCGATGTTCGCCCTGTCCTCCCTGTGCGCGCGTCTGGCCGGGAAATGGTCCGACACCACAAGTCCCCGCGCCCTCGCGGCCCTGGGCTTCGCCCTGCTCATCGTGGGCACCGCCACTCTCGCCTGGCTGCTGCACCCCGGAATCAGCCTCTGGGTGCTGATGCCGTCACTCCTCGTGGCCGGTAGCGGGGTCGGCCTGGTCTCGGCCCCGCTTGCCGGGATCGCCACCCGGACCCTGGAGCCATCCCTGGTCGGCGCGGCCTCAGGAGTCTTCAATACCACCCGGCAACTCGGCGGAGCACTCGGCAGCGCCGCCACCGGCGTCCTCCTCCAGGCACACGTCGGCGACACCCCCACTACCGCCACCCAAGCGGCGCTGGACTTCCCCGTGGCCATGCTCCTGATCGGACTCGCCTGCTGCGCCGTCGTCCGGCCGGTCCCCAAGACCCATACTGTCTGA
- a CDS encoding ABC transporter permease yields the protein MLLPLVTVVATGTVFVSVYLAAFHAPTPRDLPVAVVGTPQQARQIADDLDRSMVDGFQVRRLATEGAARGALKNRSIYAAYVTGTGGSAEMLYAGANGPSVTATAGDAFADVASARGDALGRQDVVPAPAGDTRSMSVFYASFGVVLSGFLFGTATYQTAPRLRFHWRMASLGLFGAVAGTMVALLTGSPGFDALPGPFLGIAGVVALLGAAAGGATMALTRLLGPAIGTPVASVLLLTLGNSTSGGSMPPHYLPTWLNPLSDILPVGAAVRAVQGMSHFESDGLVSGIINLTLWTVVSAAVVYKREARSPQEGRSPSPRRTPSAVSR from the coding sequence GTGCTGCTGCCCCTGGTCACCGTAGTGGCCACCGGCACCGTCTTCGTGAGCGTCTATCTCGCCGCCTTCCACGCCCCCACGCCGCGCGACCTGCCGGTTGCCGTGGTCGGCACCCCGCAGCAGGCCCGGCAGATAGCCGACGACCTGGATCGGAGCATGGTCGACGGATTCCAGGTACGGCGCCTCGCCACCGAGGGGGCCGCACGCGGCGCGCTGAAGAACCGCTCGATCTACGCGGCCTACGTCACCGGCACAGGAGGCTCCGCGGAAATGCTCTACGCGGGTGCCAACGGCCCGTCGGTCACTGCGACGGCAGGCGACGCGTTCGCTGATGTCGCCTCGGCACGAGGTGATGCCCTCGGCCGGCAAGACGTAGTGCCCGCGCCCGCCGGAGACACTCGCAGCATGTCGGTCTTCTACGCCTCCTTCGGTGTGGTGCTCTCCGGTTTCCTCTTCGGTACGGCCACCTATCAAACTGCTCCGCGCCTGCGGTTCCACTGGCGCATGGCCAGCCTGGGGCTCTTCGGAGCCGTCGCCGGAACGATGGTCGCCCTGCTGACCGGAAGCCCGGGTTTCGACGCCCTTCCCGGCCCGTTCCTGGGAATCGCGGGGGTCGTGGCCCTTCTCGGGGCCGCCGCCGGCGGCGCGACGATGGCACTCACCCGGCTCCTCGGCCCGGCCATCGGCACACCGGTGGCCTCCGTGCTCCTGCTGACCTTGGGCAACAGCACGAGCGGTGGCAGCATGCCACCGCACTACCTGCCCACATGGCTCAACCCCCTCTCGGACATCCTGCCGGTGGGCGCCGCGGTCCGCGCGGTCCAAGGCATGTCGCACTTCGAGTCCGACGGACTGGTGTCGGGCATCATCAACTTGACCCTGTGGACCGTTGTCAGCGCGGCCGTCGTCTACAAACGTGAGGCACGCTCCCCGCAAGAAGGGCGGTCGCCATCTCCGCGCCGAACACCCTCGGCAGTCTCGCGCTGA
- a CDS encoding serine hydrolase domain-containing protein, with translation MVGIGSEAVVCGEFEPGFERVRDAFEANFRTRGEMGAAVCVYSNGRKVVDLWGGLADPESQTPWHRDTIVGMMSVGKGMAALCVLMLADRGQLDLDEAVASYWPEFAQAGKAEITVRTLLQSKAALLFADAAPDGSGFDWDTMIRSFESQAPEWEPGTKGAYHTMSAGFLLGELVRRVDGRPLETFFDDEVAGPLGVDYRFGLRRADFPRTAKISAPLDQTLLDQMATPGTPLHRAWRIRPRPADLRANPSNDPDYLMARFPSANGQGNARAVARVYAALAESGELDGVRLISRELIDQARTPSWEDICPMTGMYTRYGAGFVLPDETTVPWPGRRAFGHPGLGGALGIADPEARLAFAYSPNHLDNGAGLGERCTALIDALWSDRAQ, from the coding sequence ATGGTCGGCATCGGCTCCGAAGCCGTGGTGTGCGGCGAGTTCGAGCCCGGATTCGAGCGGGTGCGCGACGCTTTTGAGGCGAACTTCCGCACCCGTGGCGAGATGGGCGCAGCAGTCTGCGTGTACAGCAACGGGCGCAAGGTCGTGGACCTCTGGGGCGGTTTGGCCGACCCCGAGTCCCAGACGCCCTGGCACCGCGACACCATCGTGGGCATGATGTCCGTGGGCAAGGGCATGGCCGCCCTGTGCGTCCTCATGCTCGCCGATCGGGGACAGCTGGATCTGGACGAAGCCGTCGCGTCCTACTGGCCGGAGTTCGCCCAGGCGGGCAAGGCCGAGATCACCGTGCGGACCCTGCTGCAGTCCAAGGCGGCCCTGTTGTTCGCCGACGCGGCGCCGGACGGTTCCGGCTTCGACTGGGACACCATGATCCGCTCTTTCGAGAGCCAGGCTCCCGAATGGGAACCGGGCACCAAGGGTGCCTACCACACGATGAGCGCGGGATTCCTGCTTGGTGAACTCGTCCGCCGCGTCGACGGGCGCCCCCTGGAGACGTTCTTCGACGACGAGGTCGCCGGTCCGCTGGGAGTCGACTACCGCTTCGGTCTTCGCCGCGCGGATTTCCCTCGAACGGCCAAGATAAGCGCCCCCCTCGACCAGACGCTCCTCGATCAGATGGCGACACCGGGCACCCCTCTGCACCGCGCATGGCGCATCCGCCCCCGCCCCGCGGACCTCCGGGCGAACCCGAGCAACGACCCCGACTACCTCATGGCCCGGTTCCCCTCGGCCAACGGGCAGGGCAACGCGCGGGCCGTCGCGCGCGTCTACGCCGCGCTTGCCGAATCGGGCGAACTGGACGGCGTCCGTCTCATCTCTCGCGAACTGATCGACCAGGCCCGTACGCCGAGCTGGGAGGACATCTGCCCGATGACTGGCATGTACACGCGCTACGGTGCGGGCTTCGTCCTTCCGGACGAGACAACGGTTCCCTGGCCCGGCCGGCGGGCCTTCGGCCATCCGGGACTCGGAGGCGCTCTGGGAATCGCCGACCCGGAGGCGCGCCTCGCCTTCGCCTACAGCCCCAACCACCTCGACAACGGCGCGGGGCTCGGAGAGCGCTGCACCGCCCTCATCGACGCGCTCTGGAGCGACCGAGCCCAGTAG